Proteins from one Impatiens glandulifera chromosome 2, dImpGla2.1, whole genome shotgun sequence genomic window:
- the LOC124927675 gene encoding peamaclein-like — protein MKNNGLAALLVVSIILTSSLFQSTMAAVQPPASSPNNSEFCQKKCEVRCSKAGAHKRCMQECKICCSKCNCVPSGTYGNKSECPCYANLLNSKGTSKCP, from the exons atgaagaacaatgGTTTGGCTGCTCTCTTAGTCGTTTCTATTATCCTCACCTCATCACTCTTTCAATCCACCATGGCAGCAGTTCAGCCCCCGGCTTCAAGCCCTAATAACA GCGAATTTTGTCAGAAGAAGTGCGAAGTGAGGTGCTCGAAAGCTGGGGCTCACAAGAGATGCATgcaagaatgcaaaatatgcTGCTCGAAGTGCAACTGCGTACCTTCTGGGACCTATGGGAACAAGTCAGAGTGTCCTTGCTATGCTAACCTACTCAACTCTAAAGGAACCTCCAAGTGcccttaa